Genomic segment of Arachis stenosperma cultivar V10309 chromosome 4, arast.V10309.gnm1.PFL2, whole genome shotgun sequence:
CGAGACCCAGGACATGCCAAGATCGGTTCAGCGGGAAAGTTCGTTTCCAGAATGTTATGAGACCCGGTGGCAGTGTTCCTAACTTCCACAGCTGTCTATCATGATTCTGTAATTCAATTTAATTGCAAACAAAAATCAGTCAACAATTCTATGACCAAGAAACAAGATATGTCAAAAATAGTTTACGGAAATTGCAAACTGCCTAATGTTGCATATATGATACATTCCATTTCTCAAACAGTCAAACTGAGTTCAAATTATTATGCATACTCCCGCAATTTTTGAATGATAGTATGAAACATATTGATAACATGCCTTAAATGCCTATTTATTAGCTAATAAGTTTAATGGCGAAAAAAAAGTTACCAATCTACATATAATTTATGTGAATTTATTACCAATCATATAGGATACATACTGAAAAGGTAAACCAAACTGCATCACTCACCAGATTCTGCCAGTTGTGGTACACCTCTGTGATGTTTTGCCTCTTCCATTCGGCTAAATCAAATATATTCATACCATATGCCCACCCACAAGCACGCGGGTCAAAATTCTTTGCGATAAGAGGATGGGAGAAGTTAAGATAACGATCAAATCGATGAAAACTTTCTCCACAAGTTTCTACAGCACCATTTACATTGCCTTTCAGATCAACTGCCCAAAGACCAGTCAGATCCTTCTTCACAACTATATCATCATCCAAGAACAGCACCTTGTTGAGCTTTGGAAAGATCTCAGGCAGGTAGAAACGGAGATGATTCAAGATAGATAAATATTTTGGATTTCTAAACTTCAGGTTTGAATCAGAAGTTGCTCGGTGAGTCTTGAAGTAATAATCAATCATGGATGGAGAGCCCAACTGTCTAAGAACAGGACTATAACTTGCATTCAACCATGTAAAATCTTCAATGTTCTGAACCTGAATGGTTGCATTGCCGGGTGGATTTGCCAAAAACCACATCCTCATTGCTGCATAATTGAGTCTGTCGGTAACAATGTGAAAAACATGCTTTGAGGTGTCCTGCAGattcattaaataaaattattataagcAAGTCATGTCAATGGGGAATCGAAACAGCATCAGTGctgataatttttaaattcttttactTCACAAACTTGGGGCAAAAAATAGAAACCATCTTTCTTAGTTAAAACAGATAAAGCACAGCTATACCCCTAGCACactccattttttctttgatGTCCAGAATTCACAACATTGAAAAACAGATACCTTAGCATTAATagcagttgaattcacaacaaCAGCCGCAGCCAATATGTTGTCTGAGAATATTGCATAATGGTATAGTCGAGGGTCTTCTAACTTCTCTTGATTGGGGAACTGTTGCTGAGAAGAATTCAAGCTATAATACTCAGTTGTAAGGCGCAGTGGAAGACAGTGAAGACCTTTTGGCAATGTTTTTGCTGTTAATTGTGTTAAGAACAAAGTCTGCTTCTTGTGTGCATGGAGCTGCTCCTCTGTTGAGTGGATCATAGCCCGAAGCTTCTTCACAACAGCAGCACAATCATCTTGAGCTTGCTTCCCTTTCAACAAAGTTTGTTCCATCGCCT
This window contains:
- the LOC130976153 gene encoding probable galacturonosyltransferase 4, with product MVAMRNIVLLLLCITVVAPIVLYTDRLGTYKSPSTKEEFIEDVTAFVGAGDSGHLNLLPQETSTALKEPIGVVYTEDLTETKNLPRERPMVVESREHVSARVLSTTTEEDQGRKESLIRLVTDKQGNEGNTLEKADGGGGENVNSEDAIDVDDSDAKLTKSDRASDRESQVKDIKQEPQATIASSNINKKILSGETNKQKEQMPPDAKVQQLKDQLIQAKIFLSLPVVKSNSHLTRELRLRVKEVSRTLGDASKDSDLPRNANERIKAMEQTLLKGKQAQDDCAAVVKKLRAMIHSTEEQLHAHKKQTLFLTQLTAKTLPKGLHCLPLRLTTEYYSLNSSQQQFPNQEKLEDPRLYHYAIFSDNILAAAVVVNSTAINAKDTSKHVFHIVTDRLNYAAMRMWFLANPPGNATIQVQNIEDFTWLNASYSPVLRQLGSPSMIDYYFKTHRATSDSNLKFRNPKYLSILNHLRFYLPEIFPKLNKVLFLDDDIVVKKDLTGLWAVDLKGNVNGAVETCGESFHRFDRYLNFSHPLIAKNFDPRACGWAYGMNIFDLAEWKRQNITEVYHNWQNLNHDRQLWKLGTLPPGLITFWKRTFPLNRSWHVLGLGYNPNVNQRDIDRAAVIHYNGNLKPWLEISIPKFRSHWTKYVDYDHVYLRECNINP